A region from the Hydra vulgaris chromosome 10, alternate assembly HydraT2T_AEP genome encodes:
- the LOC136086524 gene encoding uncharacterized protein LOC136086524, which translates to MFLIEVWLAYYFIFCINAFSVKQIMSHLDIHSENHKVLWENEGSYADVPFMVLAQKVLNCSHGTDRNNARKKTYKDKTKAKKTEHSCQKSYFSVQDTKKFQCPAQVSMKEIIYFKDYKLTEPTEWKKRRTSLKIRNLLKVKGDIGMTEKKIMLIVDDISEHRNHAVGEASYFYFLIYLCCVMVD; encoded by the exons ATGTTTCTCATTGAAGTTTGGTTAgcttattatttcattttttgtataaatgctTTCAGTGTAAAGCAGATCATGTCACATTTAGATATACATAGTGAAAATCACAAAGTTTTATGGGAAAATGAAGGATCTTATGCAGATGTGCCTTTCATGGTTTTAGCACAGAAGGTTTTGAATTGTTCACATGGAACAGATCGCAATAATGCAAGAAAGAAAACATACAAGGATAAAACAAAAGCAAAG aaaactgAACACTcttgtcaaaaaagttattttagtgtGCAAGACACAAAGAAATTCCAATGCCCAGCACAAGTTTCTATGAaggaaattatatatttcaaagatTATAAG CTTACAGAACCCACAGAATGGAAAAAGAGAAGAACCTCCttgaaaataagaaatttgttaaaagtaaaaggTGATATTGGTATGACTGAGAAGAAAATTATGCTTATTGTAGATGACATTTCAGAACATAGAAACCATGCGGTTGGAGAagcaagttatttttattttttaatatatttatgttgtgTTATGGTggattaa
- the LOC136086192 gene encoding uncharacterized protein LOC136086192: MIIFKRKRVPDELGDGAPEGSIVTCSNSGWTNSELFVQWMRMFISHVKPTKDDKVLLILDGHKFHTKNLEAIQLAIDNNVIILSLPPHTTHKLQPLDKAFFKPL, encoded by the coding sequence atgattatatttaaaagaaaacggGTTCCTGATGAACTGGGAGATGGTGCACCAGAAGGCAGCATTGTAACATGTTCTAATTCAGGATGGACAAATTCTGAACTTTTCGTACAGTGGATGAGAATGTTCATCAGTCATGTGAAGCCAACAAAAGATGATAAggttttacttattttagatGGCCACAAATTCCATACTAAAAATCTTGAGGCCATTCAGCTTGCCATTGACAACAATGTCATAATATTGTCACTTCCACCTCACACAACACACAAACTGCAGCCTCTggataaagctttttttaagcCCCTTTAA